Proteins co-encoded in one Methylobacterium sp. WL1 genomic window:
- a CDS encoding LysR family transcriptional regulator, with translation MRINRTDLADLGTFVAIARHRSFRRAGLALGVSASALSHALKAMEARLGVRLVNRTSRSVTLTAAGEDLLASLDAPFAAIGSALDVLNRHREPTEATGRIRLNVLEHASTLLLAPVLPLFHARHPQVEIDVRVSNELLDVVETGADAGIRYGGTVPQDMVAQRLSADLRWVVVGAPGYLDRHGTPDHPSDLLAHRCLRIRLGDESLYRWEFEKGSEGFAIDVPGAVTIDNTHFALTLAVAGGGLAYLPEPCVGPAVARGELRIVLADWVPTGAGFHLYYPGRRQLPTGLRLLLDLIRAVKPLGL, from the coding sequence ATGCGGATCAATCGGACCGATCTCGCCGACCTTGGAACCTTCGTCGCCATCGCGCGCCACCGTAGCTTCAGACGGGCGGGCCTCGCGCTTGGCGTCAGCGCGTCTGCCTTGAGTCACGCACTCAAGGCGATGGAGGCACGCCTCGGCGTGCGCCTCGTCAACCGCACCAGCCGGAGCGTGACTCTGACCGCGGCTGGCGAGGATCTGCTCGCTTCGCTGGACGCACCGTTCGCGGCGATCGGAAGCGCCCTCGACGTGCTCAACCGGCACCGTGAGCCGACCGAGGCCACGGGGCGGATCCGCCTCAACGTGCTCGAACATGCGAGCACGCTCCTGCTTGCCCCGGTTCTACCCCTGTTCCACGCGCGTCATCCGCAGGTGGAGATCGACGTCCGGGTGTCCAACGAGCTGCTCGACGTCGTGGAGACCGGGGCCGATGCGGGCATCCGCTATGGCGGAACGGTGCCCCAGGACATGGTCGCGCAACGCCTGTCGGCCGATCTGCGCTGGGTGGTGGTCGGCGCTCCTGGCTATCTCGACCGGCATGGGACGCCCGATCATCCGTCCGACCTCTTGGCACACCGGTGCCTGCGCATTCGCCTCGGCGACGAGAGCCTCTACCGGTGGGAGTTCGAGAAGGGGTCCGAGGGGTTCGCGATCGACGTTCCGGGCGCGGTGACGATCGACAACACGCACTTCGCCCTCACGCTCGCGGTGGCAGGTGGCGGCCTCGCGTATCTTCCAGAGCCCTGCGTCGGACCCGCCGTGGCCCGAGGCGAGCTGCGGATCGTGCTGGCGGACTGGGTCCCGACGGGCGCGGGCTTCCACCTCTACTATCCCGGACGCCGCCAGCTCCCGACCGGATTGCGGCTCCTCCTGGACCTGATCCGCGCAGTGAAACCGCTCGGCCTGTAG
- the mdoH gene encoding glucans biosynthesis glucosyltransferase MdoH, with translation MPPEAPLAMPVQDLSSWDRAAGHRPTRPQKRPWAARLFVFGGALALTGFGGWQMVETVSVSGSPTALQLVLVVLFCLTFSWIALAFTNGLLGFATLLRQPRPAPVPTALHTRTAVLMPVYNEATARTFAGVEAMREAVEATGLGGHFDWFVLSDSTQADAWIAEERAFLDLRHRLGPDARLYYRHRPKNHHRKAGNIGDFVTRWGGHYDHMLVLDADSLMSGPAVVALAAAMEADPDSGIVQTLPLILNRNTLFARLQQFAARIYGPVIAAGLSAWSGRDGNYWGHNAIIRTRAFAQACGLPDLPGKPPFGGHILSHDFVEAALIRRAGWAVYMLPQLPGSYEESPPSLIDVAVRDRRWAQGNLQHARVIGAAGLHPATRQHFATGIAGYLASPLWLCQLVVGILLVLQTATERPDYFGGAGFSPVFPRFDPVRALQLFGLTMAVLLAPKLLGLIVALLDGPVRRACGGAGRLILSSLVEVLLSALVAPVAMVIQSGSVMGILLGRDTGWNPQRRDDGSIPMRDIVARHRWHTALGLVAGIAAFALATSLFLWMSPTILGLVLAIPISWASGQLGLGLALKSRRLLATPEEATPPEIAVRAGILAARNAAQGLDEADALSALHADPVLAEAHARMLPVGLSRPRGAIDPDQTLATAKICEAATVAEARAWLSPKERMALLHDRALLDRLVRLDQASTGE, from the coding sequence ATGCCGCCCGAGGCGCCCCTGGCGATGCCGGTGCAGGACCTCTCCAGCTGGGACCGCGCGGCCGGCCACCGGCCGACGCGGCCGCAGAAAAGGCCGTGGGCGGCCCGGCTATTCGTGTTCGGCGGCGCGCTGGCGCTGACCGGTTTCGGCGGATGGCAGATGGTCGAGACCGTGTCGGTTTCGGGCAGCCCGACCGCCCTGCAGCTCGTCCTGGTCGTGCTGTTCTGCCTGACCTTCTCGTGGATCGCGCTGGCCTTCACCAACGGGCTGCTCGGCTTCGCGACGCTCCTGCGCCAGCCGCGTCCGGCCCCGGTCCCGACTGCGCTGCACACCCGCACCGCCGTGCTGATGCCGGTCTACAACGAGGCCACGGCCCGAACCTTTGCCGGCGTCGAGGCCATGCGCGAAGCCGTGGAGGCCACTGGCCTGGGCGGCCATTTCGACTGGTTCGTGCTCTCCGATTCGACGCAAGCCGACGCCTGGATCGCCGAGGAGCGCGCCTTCCTCGACCTGCGCCACCGCCTCGGCCCGGATGCCCGGCTGTACTACCGGCATCGGCCGAAGAACCATCACCGCAAGGCCGGCAATATCGGCGACTTCGTCACCCGCTGGGGCGGCCACTACGACCACATGCTGGTTCTCGACGCCGACAGCCTGATGAGCGGTCCGGCCGTGGTGGCACTCGCGGCCGCCATGGAGGCCGACCCGGATTCGGGCATCGTCCAGACGCTGCCGCTGATCCTCAACCGCAACACCCTGTTCGCCCGCCTCCAGCAATTCGCCGCCCGGATCTACGGGCCGGTGATCGCCGCCGGGCTGTCTGCTTGGTCGGGTCGCGACGGCAATTACTGGGGCCACAACGCGATCATCCGCACGCGGGCGTTCGCCCAGGCCTGCGGGCTGCCGGACCTGCCGGGCAAGCCGCCCTTCGGCGGCCACATCCTGTCCCACGACTTCGTCGAGGCCGCTCTGATCCGCCGCGCCGGCTGGGCGGTCTACATGCTGCCGCAACTGCCCGGCTCCTACGAGGAGAGCCCGCCTTCATTGATCGACGTGGCGGTCCGCGATCGCCGCTGGGCACAGGGCAACCTGCAGCATGCCCGGGTGATCGGGGCGGCCGGCCTGCACCCGGCCACGCGCCAGCACTTCGCCACCGGTATCGCCGGCTACCTCGCCTCCCCGCTCTGGCTGTGCCAGCTCGTGGTTGGTATCCTCCTAGTCCTGCAGACCGCCACGGAGCGGCCGGACTATTTCGGCGGCGCCGGGTTCTCGCCGGTCTTCCCGCGATTCGACCCCGTTCGCGCACTCCAGCTGTTCGGCTTGACCATGGCGGTCCTGCTGGCCCCGAAGCTCCTGGGCCTGATCGTGGCCCTCCTCGATGGGCCGGTGCGCCGGGCCTGCGGCGGCGCCGGCCGGCTGATCCTGTCGAGCCTGGTGGAGGTCCTGCTGTCGGCCCTGGTGGCGCCGGTGGCCATGGTAATCCAGTCCGGCTCGGTGATGGGCATCCTGCTCGGGCGCGACACCGGCTGGAACCCGCAGCGCCGTGACGACGGCTCGATTCCGATGCGCGACATCGTCGCCCGCCATCGCTGGCATACGGCGCTCGGCCTGGTCGCCGGCATCGCAGCCTTCGCGCTCGCGACCTCGCTGTTCCTCTGGATGAGCCCGACGATCCTGGGCTTGGTCTTGGCGATCCCGATCTCCTGGGCCAGCGGCCAGCTCGGCCTCGGGCTGGCACTCAAGAGCCGTCGTCTGCTCGCGACCCCCGAGGAGGCGACCCCGCCGGAGATCGCCGTCCGGGCCGGCATCCTGGCGGCCCGCAACGCCGCACAGGGCCTCGACGAGGCCGACGCGCTGAGCGCGCTCCACGCCGATCCGGTACTGGCCGAGGCCCATGCCCGCATGCTCCCCGTCGGCCTGTCACGGCCCCGAGGGGCCATCGACCCCGACCAGACCCTGGCCACCGCCAAGATCTGCGAGGCCGCAACCGTGGCGGAGGCTCGGGCCTGGCTGTCTCCGAAGGAACGCATGGCACTGCTTCACGACCGCGCCCTCCTCGACCGTCTGGTACGTCTGGATCAGGCCAGCACCGGGGAGTGA